Proteins encoded by one window of Clostridium cagae:
- a CDS encoding pentapeptide repeat-containing protein, which translates to MMSILNKLLKPKLLSVLEDDINIEDELINEKDLSNNLIQDFKLDYINEERVEINGCRFINVIFNECSFRNISLLDVIFENCDLSNIDFSDGSIHRVEFKNCKLTGSNFGGANMQNVLFKECLGKYSNFSYSKMKLINFDECNMENGIFLECNFNKVAFNSSNLIFGEFTNTHLKGIDFTNSDISSIILTGKELKDVIVSPLQALELSRILGIIIK; encoded by the coding sequence ATGATGTCTATTTTAAATAAATTACTAAAACCTAAGTTATTAAGTGTTCTAGAGGATGATATAAATATTGAAGATGAACTAATTAATGAAAAAGATCTTTCAAATAATTTGATTCAAGATTTTAAATTAGATTATATAAATGAAGAAAGAGTAGAAATAAACGGATGTAGATTTATAAATGTTATATTTAATGAATGTTCTTTTAGAAATATAAGTTTGCTAGACGTTATATTTGAAAATTGCGATCTATCTAATATAGATTTTTCTGATGGAAGCATACATAGAGTGGAGTTTAAAAATTGCAAATTAACAGGGAGTAATTTTGGTGGAGCTAATATGCAAAATGTACTTTTTAAAGAATGTCTAGGTAAGTATTCTAATTTTTCATATTCAAAGATGAAATTAATAAATTTTGATGAATGTAATATGGAAAATGGAATATTCTTAGAATGTAATTTTAACAAAGTAGCTTTTAACAGTTCTAATTTAATATTCGGTGAATTTACTAATACCCATCTAAAAGGAATAGATTTTACTAATAGTGATATATCATCAATTATATTGACGGGAAAAGAACTAAAGGATGTTATAGT